Genomic segment of Rhodothermales bacterium:
GCAGACCGCGGCCAGAAAGGCGCCGGCAAACAGGCAGCCGGTAAGCGAGCGAATCCCGGAGCAGGCCTCGACTACTCCGACGCGACCGTTCGGCAGGACCAGCACGTTTCCTTCCTGAATCATCGGATAGCCGAAAAAGCTGAAAAGTCCGAACACGACCGCCACCACCCGGCGCAGGAGGAACAGGCTCACCGAGTTCTCCACGGCGCTCAGCATCGGCGCCGAAATCATCCAGATCAGCGCCGGAAAGACGAAAAGGGCGACCGCCGCGAGGCGCGCATCGCTCAAGAGCGCGCCCCACAGCGAGCCGGGAGCCACGGAACCGATCCGGCCGGCCGGCGTATTGAAATAGATCATACCAAGCACAATGCCGCCGAAGCCCGCCGCCAGCGCGAGCGACCCGGGCTGGGTGCTGCCGAAGCCTGCCCGATACAGTCCGCCGAAAAGAAACAGGCCGAGCCCGGCGACAAGGGCTGCGGCAAAGCCGAATCCCAGGGCGTTTCTGGCCAGCGCCGGCAGCGGTATCGGTTCGGTCGACTTCACAATCGACCGCAAGCGCGGCCAGCGGTCTGCCACGACGTATCCGACCAGGATCGGCACGAGCCAGCCGAATAGGTAGTCGGGTTTGAGGCGCCACCAATAGGCCTGGTCCACCGTCAAAAAAATCACGAAGCACAGCCCGACGAAAAGCGCGCCGAGCAATCGATCCGGTACATCCTGTCGCAGTCGGGCAAGCATGGCATCAATGGGGGACAAACTTGATACCGGCGCGGCACCCGCGCAAACCGATTCACCACCCGCCATGAAACGATTGGATGGCGGCGAGCGGCGCCTCGGCGGCCGGTCGCGTTACATGCAGGTCACGCCCGGGGATCGCTCTCGACGGTGATGCATTCAACACCACTGTGCGCGTCCCCGTCCATGACTAGCGCCCGTCTGCAGGATGCCCGCAGTGCCTATCCGGCGAAAGCTGCGGCGCCAGAGTTTAGGCCGTCCGAACGGGAGTCCGCCGTTACTGCGCTCACCGCAATCCATCTCTGCTTCCTGCCTTGGGCTCTTGGAACCATGCACGTGGAGAGCCAGCTGGTGAGCCTCGCCCTCGGCGCGCTCGGCTTC
This window contains:
- a CDS encoding exosortase/archaeosortase family protein codes for the protein MLARLRQDVPDRLLGALFVGLCFVIFLTVDQAYWWRLKPDYLFGWLVPILVGYVVADRWPRLRSIVKSTEPIPLPALARNALGFGFAAALVAGLGLFLFGGLYRAGFGSTQPGSLALAAGFGGIVLGMIYFNTPAGRIGSVAPGSLWGALLSDARLAAVALFVFPALIWMISAPMLSAVENSVSLFLLRRVVAVVFGLFSFFGYPMIQEGNVLVLPNGRVGVVEACSGIRSLTGCLFAGAFLAAVC